The sequence gaattttctcagattttttctccctaaattagcctgggtttttaatctggtttttgcctctcccaggagatcccatgactccggttggggtggagtgtagaatgtttcagtataaggggtgttgcagtggtgtgaggccagcaaggtgctctttacctttccgccattgttcattgttcataggtttatatgtaaccttcagggctgctgaccgagggccgagcggctctttgtcggccggcgcggacacgataggccgaaatggcctcctcctgcgctgtaaatttatgTGTTTCTATATTTAGGACAAATCAGAAGACGTTTTGAAGCCAATACGTGGAATTTTTGTTTGAAGAAGTGTAAACCGCGTGGGAGACAGACACAAGCAGTTGATGTTTATTTGCTGGTGGGGTTCTTAAACTGCAGAATTTACAAGATCATCTTCTAAACACAAGGTTCACTTTGACATTAGGGTCCATAGAAGTGGTGGAACATACGCAGGCTGTAAACGGACAGGCATGAGGCGTGAGAAAAACGTTAAAAATCACACTCAAACTCTTCATATACGCTAACAGAAAATAGACACGCTGCACAATGCACTGAGCATTTTTGAAAAGGGGGACAGAAGATCTTTTGGAAGCTGCATGCCAAAGTTTACACTTGAACTCAAATGTTCTGGGCTACGGATCACGGTCCGCGCGTTGTTAAAGTGGGAACGTGGGAGCTCGCCGTGTCCATGGAGATTGCACCTGTACACCAGCCGGCTGGTACCACGCAGAGGCTCGGGATGGTGTGGCACGGAGTTGAAATGTTGTTGTGGGCTGAGCCGGGCTCAATGGCACGTGGGGCGACACACAGTATTCAACCCCGACCCCGCAAAGTCAGAGCGGGAAATGTTATGGGCATCCGGGGTGGAGTTGgacgcttgcagcagtggtaaaatGGAGGGGTTACCGGGATCGGGAATTACCGCAGCGAATGCTAAGCACGCTGGGATTCTATCGATGAAGGTGCGCGGAGCGGTGGTTGCAGTCGAGCTCGGCGGTGAAACACTGCAGCGAGCTAGCCGTGGGTTGGCTCTTCTTAGAGGGGCAACGCCGTGATCCGCATGCTCTGCGAGGCGATGGCGTAGCTGACCATGGGCGTGGTGGCGTGGCTCATGGTGAGGCAGGGGATGGGCTGGGCGATGGAGACGGTGACGGGCGCCATGGAGACGGGGGTGGCCAAGGTCTGGGCCAGGGTTTGGGCCAGGGCCAGCTCGGAGGTGAGGTGGGGGCCGGGGGCAGCGCTGGCTGGGGGGTGGGGCCCGGCGCCGGCTGACGGCACACCGCCCAGCTCGGACCGGCTCAGCGACGGCTGGCCACCCAGCGGGTTGTGGGCCTGCACGATGGTGTGGTTGTAGTCGCCGACGGCGGGCAGAGTCAGCCGGGGCTCGCCAGCGGCCGCCAGCGTCACCACCTTGGGCTGGCACCGGTAGTGGGCGTTCTGCTCCAGCAGCATCTCGTTGGTGGCCATCAGGTTGGACGCCTGCTTGTGCAGCTCCTCCACCCGCCTGCGCAGCATCAGGTTCTCTTCCTCCAGGTAGCGGTAGTCGACGGGAAAGGGCCGCGGCACGCCATAGTCGTACGAGTCGAAGCGCAGGCTCTCCACCGCCCGCCGCCGCTTCAGCAGCGGGTCGCCCAGATCGCCGGCACCGAACGGCTCGAAGCGGGCCAGACTGCCGGCGCCCTCCGGCTCAAGGTGGCGGAACTTGCAGCTGCCGCCCCGCTGGCAGTCGCCGTTCTGGTGGTCGCGGCAGACGGGCACCTCCCCCCGGCCGGCGGGCAGCTCCTCTGAGCCCGGCTCGCCCAGCTCCGGGTGCTGGTACTTGCAGCGCTTGCCCCGCTTGCAGACATTGCGCAGGAAGTCGCGGCACACGTTGGTCGCGCTGTGGCCGGCCGTGTCGCCGCCGCTGGTGAAGGCACCGTCCTTCTCCGGCATTCTGGTTTGTATATTTATTGCAAAGTAGAGTATTGCCGCTCTCCGCAGTCtgaaaaagaaagaaggaaagttTCAGctctcgtggctcagtgggcagcactcccgcctctgagtcagaaggttgtgggttcaagtcccactctagagacttcagcacataaacctaggctgacactcccagtgcagtgctgagggagcgctgcactgtcggaggtgccgtcttttggacgagacattaaaccgaggccccgtctgctctctcaggcagctGTAAAAGATacaacggcactatttcgaagaagtgcaggtgagttatcctcggtgtcctgggaccaatatttatcccagaattatctggtcattattacattgctgtttgtgggagcttgctgtgcacaaattggctgccgcagtccttcattacaagtgactgcactccaaagttacttcattggctgtaaagtgctttgagacatccgttggttgtgaaaggtgctatataaatgcaagtcttttttaaactTTTGAGAATGTGGTGGGGAGTTCCCCCCCGCAGAGGATCCACTCAAAAGAAACACCCGATTTTACAAGGAAAATGAGCACAGTATTTTAATTAGAGTACCCCTCCCCAtccttcttgctttctctctctgtatccctcccaTCCGTCAACAACCGAGCTCTCCTCCCCAaccttccaccctccctctctcctctctctctcctccccaaccttccaccctccctctctcctccccaaccttccaccctccctctctcctccccaaccttccaccctccctctctcctccccaaccttccaccctccctctctcctctctcctccccaaccttccaccctccctctctcctctctctctcctccccaaccttccaccctccctctctcctccccaaccttccaccctccctctctcctccccaaccttccaccctccctctctcctccccaacctccctctctcctccccaaccttccaccctccctctctcctctctctctctcctccccaaccttccaccctccctctctcctctctctgtcctccccaaccttccaccctccctctctcctctctctctcctccccaaccttccaccctccctctctcctctctctctcctccccaaccttccaccctccctctctcctctctctttctctctctccctcccacaatcTGGGGCCTGCAGTGTCGGGAGGCCTGTCTCCCAGGGACCCCGCGGCCTGAGGGACAGAGATGGGGGTTCGCGGTCCTGTGCACCCCctcctatcccggggctctctctctcccccctccccctatcccgagggtctctctctcccctccccctatcccggGGGTCCCGGGCCCACAACAACAACAAAGACGCGGCCCTACCCGCCGAGCGATTCCTCCGGCGCCAAAGAGCCGCTTCCGCTCCTCCCAGCCAAGAGGGACCTCCGACAGCCGCGCGGAACTCCCGCGCCAACGAGCACCGCTGTGGTCCTCCAGCCAAGAGGTGCCGCACTCCCAAacccctcagttgttgttgttgttgtccatggGCATccatggggtcaggggtcagactgAGCTGGGCCTGAGGGAGCAGATTGAACAGTAACTTGCAAAAAAAAGGCAATTGgatcaaagacttgcatttatatagcgcctttcatgaccaccaggcgtctcaaagggctttacagccaatgaagtacttttggagtgcggtcactgttgtaatgtgggactgctcctgggcctggccaagggggccatcagccggtccaggcagcgggcggtcgagggggttgttcagcccgactgcctgcctctcttccacggttacatccgagccagggtgtccctggagatggag is a genomic window of Pristiophorus japonicus isolate sPriJap1 chromosome 21, sPriJap1.hap1, whole genome shotgun sequence containing:
- the LOC139233728 gene encoding zinc finger CCCH domain-containing protein 10-like, translating into MPEKDGAFTSGGDTAGHSATNVCRDFLRNVCKRGKRCKYQHPELGEPGSEELPAGRGEVPVCRDHQNGDCQRGGSCKFRHLEPEGAGSLARFEPFGAGDLGDPLLKRRRAVESLRFDSYDYGVPRPFPVDYRYLEEENLMLRRRVEELHKQASNLMATNEMLLEQNAHYRCQPKVVTLAAAGEPRLTLPAVGDYNHTIVQAHNPLGGQPSLSRSELGGVPSAGAGPHPPASAAPGPHLTSELALAQTLAQTLATPVSMAPVTVSIAQPIPCLTMSHATTPMVSYAIASQSMRITALPL